One window of the Periophthalmus magnuspinnatus isolate fPerMag1 chromosome 17, fPerMag1.2.pri, whole genome shotgun sequence genome contains the following:
- the LOC117385398 gene encoding proenkephalin-A-like, producing the protein MARAQTRALWVLALISGVSLLSSASDCGQDCARCVYGVLGQHTSLPPLACSMECGGALDSQTLRLCQETLLESDIQLPLEDNTPELEEAAEVSVKEEEDTPEHLLAKKYGGFMKRYGGFMARRSSSAPEGAQEETASIDGQENIRNEILKILSLATAHGESGAEAVKRYGGFMRRGGAQSDALEAILGRGLEKRYGGFMRRVGRPEWLLDSSKSGGVFKRAWEGSPLHKRYGGFMD; encoded by the exons aTGGCCCGAGCGCAAACCCGAGCTTTATGGGTGCTGGCCCTGATCTCCGGTGTATCCCTGCTTTCCTCCGCctcagactgtggacaggaCTGTGCCCGCTGTGTGTACGGCGTCCTGGGACAGCACACCTCTCTGCCTCCACTG GCCTGTTCCATGGAGTGTGGCGGTGCCTTAGACTCACAGACACTGCGCTTGTGTCAGGAGACTCTTCTAGAGAGTGACATCCAACTCCCCCTAGAGGACAACACACCCGAGCTGGAGGAGGCTGCAGAGGTGTCTGTTAAAGAGGAAGAGGACACGCCTGAGCACCTTCTAGCCAAGAAGTATGGAGGCTTTATGAAGCGCTATGGAGGCTTCATGGCACgccgctcctcctctgcaccagaGGGGGCGCAAGAGGAAACCGCCAGCATAGACGGCCAGGAGAACATCCGTAATGAGATCCTAAAGATCCTGAGCTTAGCTACAGCACATGGGGAGAGTGGAGCCGAGGCCGTGAAGAGGTACGGAGGCTTCATGCGAAGAGGAGGGGCTCAGAGCGATGCGCTGGAGGCCATCTTGGGGCGGGGTCTAGAGAAGCGCTACGGCGGCTTCATGCGGCGTGTGGGCAGGCCCGAGTGGCTCCTCGACAGCAGCAAGAGCGGAGGAGTATTTAAGCGTGCCTGGGAGGGAAGTCCACTACACAAGCGCTATGGAGGCTTCATGgactaa